In a single window of the Neisseria subflava genome:
- a CDS encoding 16S rRNA (uracil(1498)-N(3))-methyltransferase translates to MPRFYVDFALSPDSVVELPDNVVRHLNVLRVKNTEEIVLFNGNGKSYPALPEVLEKRRASVRILREEATDNESPLNITLVQAVSAAERMDFTLQKSVELGVAEIRPVISERCVVRLSGERAEKRVARWQEIVVSACEQSGRNIVPKVLPLTTYAQALQQLPQETSKLLMSLNRAQKLSDVQPQSGKVVFMVGPEGGWTEKEEQQAFDAGFQSVTLGKRVLRTETASLAAIAAMQTLWGDFA, encoded by the coding sequence ATGCCCCGATTTTACGTTGATTTTGCCTTAAGCCCCGACAGCGTGGTCGAATTGCCCGATAATGTGGTGCGCCATCTGAATGTATTGCGCGTGAAAAATACGGAAGAAATCGTGTTGTTCAACGGCAATGGCAAGTCATATCCGGCTTTGCCTGAAGTTTTGGAAAAACGCCGCGCCAGCGTGCGGATTCTGCGTGAAGAGGCAACGGACAACGAATCGCCGCTGAACATTACGTTGGTACAGGCGGTATCCGCCGCAGAGCGCATGGATTTCACTTTGCAGAAAAGCGTGGAATTGGGCGTGGCAGAAATTCGCCCGGTCATCAGCGAACGCTGTGTCGTCCGCTTGAGCGGCGAACGCGCTGAAAAGCGGGTAGCGCGTTGGCAGGAAATCGTTGTTTCGGCGTGTGAACAAAGCGGCCGCAATATTGTGCCGAAGGTTTTGCCACTGACGACTTATGCACAGGCTCTGCAGCAGTTGCCGCAGGAAACGAGCAAACTGTTAATGAGCTTGAACCGCGCACAAAAACTGAGCGATGTTCAGCCGCAGTCCGGTAAGGTCGTGTTTATGGTCGGCCCGGAAGGCGGCTGGACGGAGAAGGAAGAGCAACAGGCATTTGATGCCGGTTTTCAATCCGTTACGCTTGGCAAACGGGTGTTGCGTACCGAAACCGCTTCACTTGCGGCCATTGCCGCCATGCAGACGCTTTGGGGTGATTTTGCATAA
- a CDS encoding acyl carrier protein: MSYTFTLAEHELEAELKKLIVQEADKADDVDMDDFTDDALLFGDGSPVGLDSLDALQISVALQQYFQVRLQGDRMVRKHMMCVRDLAAFIRAEHGA, encoded by the coding sequence ATGTCTTACACCTTTACACTGGCCGAGCACGAGCTGGAAGCGGAATTGAAAAAGCTAATCGTGCAAGAGGCCGATAAGGCCGACGATGTGGATATGGATGATTTCACCGACGATGCACTTTTGTTTGGCGATGGCAGTCCGGTCGGTTTGGATTCGCTTGATGCGCTGCAAATCAGCGTTGCCTTGCAACAGTATTTCCAAGTGCGCCTGCAGGGCGACCGGATGGTGCGCAAACATATGATGTGCGTACGCGATTTGGCGGCGTTTATCCGTGCGGAGCATGGCGCGTGA